In the Methylocystis hirsuta genome, GCCGTCGCCGAGGCCACATTCACGCTGCCGCGCGCCATGTTCACGAAAGAGAGCTGGGTTCTCGAACCGAGGCCGGTGATGGACCTGCTCGACAAGATCAGGCGCAATGGCGTGCCGCTCACGGAATATACGGGCGTGAAACCGCTATATGGAATCAAGACGGGATTGAATGAGGCCTTCTTGATCGATACGCCGACACGCGAGCGGTTGGTGCGCGATGATCCAGCTTGCGCGGAAATCATCAAGCCCTACTTGCGCGGACAGGACATCGAGCGCTGGCACTCCCCCGACAGTGGGCTTTTCATGATTGTGCTCAAGTCGAGCGGGAATTTCGAGTGGCCATGGGCGAACGCCGCGGACGAAATGCAAGCCGAGGCGATTTTCGCGCAGACCTATCCCGCGCTGCATCGACACATGAAAGTTTTCGAGGAGTGGTTGGACGCAAAGACCAACAAGAAGGCGGGATTACGCCATCGCGAGGATCGGGGACGCTTTTGGTGGGAATTACGCGCATGCGATTATTATGCAGCGTTCGAAAAGCCAAAGGTGCTTTATGTAGACATCACATGGTCCGCTTCGTTCAGCCTCGACCGATCCGGGCGGTTCACGAATAACACGGGTTATTTCATTCCGTCTGGAGACCCCTGGATCGTGTCGGTGCTGAACGCGCCAATCGGTTGGCATTATTCGTGGCGGCGCGCGCAGCACGGTAAAGATGAAGCGCTGCGATATTTTACGAGTTTCGTCGAGGGCTATCCGATCCCTCCAATGCCAGCGAACGCGAAGTTCTCGACGCATGTTGAACGAATCGGCACCGAGCGATCCGAAGTTGCGCACGGAGTGCGTGCGATCCTCGACTGGCTCCGCCACGAATTCGGCCTCGACAAGCCGGGAACGACGCTGACACAGCCGCATCTGCTCGACGCCGACGGCTTCGTCGCCGCCTTGCGCAAGGTATAAAGCGCGGGCGCAAAGTGTACCACTGAACCGGCTTTGATCTGCCGCTTTGATGGCGGGACAAAAGTGTACCGGTCCTGATAGGCCGAATCGATGTCTTTGAAAGGCATGGAGAGGCCGAAAGGATGTTCACAGTGGAACTCTATGCCGCGATACGACGCGCAGTGATGGCGGACGGGCTGAGCCGGCGGGAGGCGGCTAAGCGCTTTGGCGTTCATCGCAACACGATCACGAAGATGCTCCAATATTCGATTCCGCCGGGCTATCGGCGGCGCGAGCGGCCGGCATCGAAGAAGCTGGGGCCGTATATGGCCTGGATCGACAATATTCTGGAGGGCGACCGGAGCGTTCACAAAAAGCAGCGGCATACGGCGCAGCGGATTTTTGAACGGTTACGGGACGAAGAGGGGTTTTCCGGCGGCTACACGATCGTTCGCGAGTATGTGGCGCGGGCGCTGTTGCGGTCGCGCGAGATGTTTATTCCGTTGAGCCATTGCCCCGGACAGGCGCAGGCGGATTTTGGCGAGGCGGACGGCTACATCGCCGGCAAGAAGGTCCGCTTTCATTACTTTTGCGTGGACCTGCCGCACTCGGACAGTTGCTTCGTCAAGGCCTATCCCGCCGAGACAGCGGAAGCCTTTTGCGATGGTCATGTGGCGGCGTTCGATTTTTTCGGCGGCGTGCCGCAGTCGATTTTATACGACAACACTCGGCTCGCCGTTGCAAAGATCGTGAAGGGCGGCAGGCGCCTGCGTTCGCAAATGTTTGCCGAACTCCAAAGCCATTATCTGTTTGAGGATCGCTTCGGCAGACCGGGCAAAGGCAATGACAAGGGCAAGGTCGAGGGGCTGGTCGGCTATGTCCGGCGCAACTTCATGACGCCTCTGCCTGTCGCGGAGAGTTTCGACGCGCTCAACGTAAGGCTCCTCGACGCCTGCACGAAGCGACGACAGGCAATATTGCGCGGCCAGTCGATGACGATCAGCGAACGCATGCAGTCGGACATATCCGCGTTCATGCCGTTGCCGCCGACCCCTTATGACGCCTGTCAC is a window encoding:
- the istA gene encoding IS21 family transposase, with translation MFTVELYAAIRRAVMADGLSRREAAKRFGVHRNTITKMLQYSIPPGYRRRERPASKKLGPYMAWIDNILEGDRSVHKKQRHTAQRIFERLRDEEGFSGGYTIVREYVARALLRSREMFIPLSHCPGQAQADFGEADGYIAGKKVRFHYFCVDLPHSDSCFVKAYPAETAEAFCDGHVAAFDFFGGVPQSILYDNTRLAVAKIVKGGRRLRSQMFAELQSHYLFEDRFGRPGKGNDKGKVEGLVGYVRRNFMTPLPVAESFDALNVRLLDACTKRRQAILRGQSMTISERMQSDISAFMPLPPTPYDACHKIATRVSSMSLVRYRNNDYSVPTRYGHQEVLAKGYVDRVEIVCRGETVAVHARSYDKAEFIYNPLHYLALLEHKSQALDQAAPLDDWRLADCVYRLRRLMEARMGNSGRREFIQVLRLMEDFHQHLVEQAIAEALRLGAISFDAVKMLLLAKLENRPARLDLTFYPYLPVATVGATDPRAYLGLVANAAAIEPSARVSA